TTCTCCCCGGCTGTGCCTCATGAATCTTGCAGGCAGCGCCATTCTGTCCTTCGGCCTTTATCAGATACATTCCCTTTCCGGCGTGACGGAAGGCGGCATTTTGGGAGCCACGCTCCTGCTTCAGCACTGGTTCCACATTTCTCCCGCCTGGTCCGGCCTCATCATGAACGCCCTCTGCTACCTTCTCGGCTGGAAGCTCATGGGAAGGGACTTCGTCCTTTATTCTCTCGTGGCGGGCGGCGGCTTTTCGCTGTTCTACGCTCTCTTTGAGCGTTTTCCCCACCTCTGGCCGCATCTGGCCGCCATGCCTCTGACGGCCGCCGTTCTGGGCGCGCTGTTCGTAGGGGTGGGCGTGGGGCTGTGCGTCCGTGCCAGCGGCGCTCCGGGCGGAGACGACGCCCTTGCCATGAGCATATCCCATTTGACGGGCTGGAACATACGCTGGCCCTATCTTATGAGCGACCTTATCGTACTCGCCCTTTCCCTCACCTATATTCCGCTGGAACGCATAGGCTATTCCCTGCTCACCGTCATCCTTTCCGGGCAGATCATCGGCTTCATGCAGCGCCTCCCCGTCCCCCGGGCCGACGCGGCCTAACTGTTTTCCCCGCACGGGCTCCGGAGCCCGTGCGGCCCCGCCTCTCCCCCTTCCATATAATATTCCATCACGCCGGCCGCGTATCCGGCCGGCATTTTTTCTGCCCGCCGTCAACCGTGTTCCGCACGCATACGGCGCTGCAAGTGCCAAATTCCGAACAGACGGCCCGCCCTCGCCTTTTCCGGTACAGAGAGAAACAGCGGAGCATCCTCATCTTCTGTTCCTTTCCTTCAACGTCGTCCTCATATTTTCCCGGATATTCCGCCCACACCCTCATTCTCATGTATGAAAAACACGGAATCTCCGCACCATACGTGACGGTACGAATCATTTATGTTCAAGATGTCAAAAGATAAAGAGAAAAAATACTGTTCACAGATAAAAGTACACCTTTTTAAAAAACAGAAAGATACGTTCATCATCCCCTGAACATAAAAAAGGCTCCACCCCCTGAACGGACGATGTTTCAACTCCTCCCTCTGTCCTCGTCCTTCTGCAACGGCGATTTCCCGGTACATTTTTCATCAAAATACGATTCTCTCATACGCTCCGCTCATCCATGGCTTGACGCGGCGTGCAAAAATCATTTTTATCAGGGCCACGCCTTCCGGCGTTTCACCTTTTCGCCATACCGTATTTAATACTTTTCGGGGGATGTCATGATTACCAACTGGCCGCTTGTTTTCTTCACCGTATTTTCCCAGCTCGGCGCAGGACTGGCCTTCTTTTCCTGGTGGAAGGATCGCCGCGACGCCGCCCCCTCTTCCCGGGGATGGCAGGTTTCCGCCGCAGCTTCCGTCCTTGCGCTGGTCGCAAGCCTGATCGCCTTCAACGGCCTTGACTCCGGGGCCATGCTGGCCGCACAGGTCTGCTGCCTGATTCTGGCCCTCGCCTCCGCAGGCGCTTCCCGCAAATGCGCGCCCTGCGGTCTCGTCGCCTGGCCTGCAGGGGCATTCTGCGTCATGGCCGAAGCCGTGGCCGCCATTCCCGGCAGCGTCGCCAGCCTTTCCGGCATCTTCCCGCTGGTGCTCTTCCCGCTCTGCACCATTATTCTCGGCGCCGTATTCTCCCAGCTCAAGCAGATGGGAGAACCCGACGATGCCGCCGTGCGCTACGGCCGCTTCTACATGCCCCTGCGCATCTGCCTGTGGATCATGCTGATCATTACCGCCATCGCGCCCTGCATGGCCTGGGAAGATCCCTTCATGCGCAAGTCCGCCATCATCTGGATGCAGACGCAGCTTTACTGGATGGGCGTCATTTTCAGCGGCGTGGTTCTCGGCCTCTCGCATATGGGCCGCATCACCCTGCTCGTACAGGCCGTCGTGGCCTTCGTCAGCATTTTCGGCCTGCGTACCGCCTTTTATGCCGACGGCGTCCACGGCATCATCGACATGAGCACCCTTTATATGCACTGATGATAAAAAATCCCTGTATTCAGGACTTGACAAGCGACGGCGCTTAGTATAGCTAAGACCCGTTGCGTATCACAAGTGCGCCGTCTTGTGCGGAGAGATGTCCGAGTCGGCCGA
This genomic stretch from Mailhella massiliensis harbors:
- a CDS encoding YitT family protein, which gives rise to MSFSLSPRLCLMNLAGSAILSFGLYQIHSLSGVTEGGILGATLLLQHWFHISPAWSGLIMNALCYLLGWKLMGRDFVLYSLVAGGGFSLFYALFERFPHLWPHLAAMPLTAAVLGALFVGVGVGLCVRASGAPGGDDALAMSISHLTGWNIRWPYLMSDLIVLALSLTYIPLERIGYSLLTVILSGQIIGFMQRLPVPRADAA